One stretch of Sphingomonas sp. HF-S4 DNA includes these proteins:
- a CDS encoding fumarylacetoacetate hydrolase family protein — protein MKLASLKHGRDGKLVVVSNDLAWCADATAIAPTLQAALDDWERVETDLRNLATDLEHETIPMLRFHERQAAAPLPRAYQWADGSAYVNHVALVRQARGAEMPESFWQDPLMYQGGSDGFLGPRDPIPLADEAWGCDLEAEVVVVTGDVPLGASRDEALAAIRLVGLTNDVSLRNLIPGELAKGFGFFQSKPASAFSPVFVTPDALGDWWQDGKLHRKLMVDLNGKPFGRAEAGEDMTFDFGTLVAHAAKTRALGAGTIIGSGTVSNRDTDGGPGKPVADGGVGYSCLAEIRTIETIRGGKPETPFLKKGDTVRIWAEDDKHHPIFGTIEQTVGG, from the coding sequence ATGAAACTCGCCAGCCTCAAGCACGGTCGTGACGGCAAGCTCGTCGTAGTGTCGAACGATCTGGCATGGTGCGCCGATGCGACGGCGATCGCGCCGACTTTGCAGGCCGCGCTCGACGATTGGGAGCGCGTCGAAACCGACCTGCGCAACCTCGCCACCGATCTCGAGCACGAGACGATCCCGATGCTGCGCTTCCATGAGCGCCAGGCGGCGGCGCCGCTGCCGCGCGCCTATCAATGGGCCGACGGCTCGGCCTATGTGAACCATGTCGCGCTGGTCCGGCAGGCACGCGGCGCCGAGATGCCCGAGAGCTTCTGGCAGGATCCGCTGATGTACCAGGGCGGCAGCGACGGCTTTCTCGGGCCGCGTGACCCGATCCCGCTCGCCGACGAAGCCTGGGGCTGCGACCTCGAGGCCGAAGTGGTGGTGGTCACCGGCGACGTGCCGCTCGGGGCGTCGCGGGACGAGGCTTTAGCCGCGATCCGGCTGGTCGGGCTGACCAACGACGTGTCCTTGCGCAACCTCATCCCCGGCGAACTCGCCAAGGGCTTCGGCTTCTTCCAGTCCAAGCCGGCAAGCGCCTTCTCGCCGGTGTTCGTCACCCCCGATGCGCTGGGCGACTGGTGGCAGGACGGCAAGCTCCACCGGAAGCTGATGGTCGACCTCAACGGCAAGCCGTTCGGCCGCGCCGAGGCTGGCGAGGACATGACCTTCGATTTCGGCACCCTGGTCGCGCATGCCGCCAAGACGCGCGCGCTGGGCGCGGGGACGATCATCGGATCGGGCACCGTCTCGAACCGCGACACCGATGGCGGCCCGGGCAAACCGGTGGCCGACGGAGGGGTCGGCTATTCGTGCCTTGCCGAAATCCGCACGATCGAAACGATCCGCGGCGGCAAGCCCGAGACGCCCTTCCTCAAGAAGGGCGACACCGTGCGCATCTGGGCCGAGGACGACAAGCACCACCCGATCTTCGGGACAATCGAGCAGACCGTCGGGGGCTAA
- a CDS encoding adenylosuccinate synthase, with protein sequence MANVAVIGAQWGDEGKGKIVDWLAERADVVVRFQGGHNAGHTLVVGDKVYKLSLLPSGIVRGTPSVIGNGVVLDPWHLKSEVEKLRGQGVDVTPDTLKIADTCPLILPFHRDLDALREDASGAGKIGTTRRGIGPAYEDKVGRRAIRVCDLAHLDELGPQLDRLLAHHDALRAGFNEPAIDRDALIAELRDIAGFVLPFAQPVWRMLNEARGRGRRILFEGAQGVLLDIDHGTYPFVTSSNTVAGTAASGTGMGPGAVGFVLGIAKAYTTRVGSGPFPSEQDNEIGERLGTRGHEFGTVTGRKRRCGWLDAVLLRQSAAVSGITGIALTKIDVLDGFDEIAICTGYTLRGEALDYYPSNAQDQAAIEPVYETMPGWSESTAGARSWAELPAAAIKYIRRVEELIQCPVTLVSTSPEREDTILVRDPFAD encoded by the coding sequence ATGGCAAATGTCGCAGTGATCGGCGCCCAATGGGGCGATGAGGGCAAAGGCAAGATCGTCGACTGGCTCGCCGAGCGCGCCGATGTCGTCGTGCGCTTCCAGGGTGGGCACAATGCCGGCCACACCCTCGTCGTCGGCGACAAGGTCTACAAGCTCTCCCTGCTCCCCTCGGGCATTGTCCGCGGCACGCCTAGCGTGATCGGCAACGGCGTGGTGCTCGATCCGTGGCACCTCAAGTCCGAAGTCGAGAAATTGCGCGGCCAGGGCGTCGACGTGACCCCCGATACGCTCAAGATCGCCGACACCTGCCCGCTGATCCTCCCTTTCCACCGCGATCTCGACGCGCTGCGCGAGGATGCGAGCGGCGCTGGCAAGATCGGCACCACGCGTCGCGGTATCGGCCCCGCCTATGAGGACAAGGTCGGCCGCCGCGCGATCCGCGTCTGCGACCTCGCGCATCTCGACGAACTCGGGCCGCAGCTCGATCGCCTCCTTGCGCATCACGACGCGCTGCGCGCTGGTTTCAACGAGCCCGCGATCGACCGCGATGCCTTGATCGCCGAACTTCGCGATATCGCCGGGTTCGTCCTGCCTTTCGCCCAGCCGGTTTGGCGGATGCTCAACGAAGCGCGCGGCCGCGGGCGGCGCATCCTGTTCGAAGGCGCGCAGGGCGTGCTGCTCGACATCGACCACGGCACGTATCCGTTCGTCACCTCGTCGAACACCGTGGCAGGCACCGCGGCGAGCGGAACCGGCATGGGCCCGGGTGCGGTCGGCTTCGTGCTGGGGATCGCCAAGGCCTACACCACCCGCGTCGGCTCGGGGCCGTTCCCGAGCGAGCAGGATAACGAGATCGGCGAGCGATTGGGCACCCGCGGGCATGAATTCGGTACGGTGACCGGGCGCAAGCGCCGCTGCGGCTGGCTCGACGCGGTATTGCTACGCCAGTCGGCGGCGGTGTCTGGGATCACGGGGATTGCGCTGACCAAGATCGACGTGCTCGACGGCTTCGACGAGATCGCGATCTGCACGGGGTACACGCTGCGGGGCGAGGCGCTCGATTATTATCCATCGAATGCGCAGGACCAGGCGGCGATCGAGCCGGTGTACGAGACGATGCCCGGCTGGTCCGAATCGACCGCGGGGGCGCGCAGCTGGGCCGAACTGCCCGCCGCGGCGATTAAATATATTCGTCGGGTCGAAGAACTGATCCAGTGTCCGGTGACGCTGGTTTCGACCAGCCCCGAACGCGAAGATACCATCCTGGTCCGCGATCCCTTCGCGGACTGA
- a CDS encoding error-prone DNA polymerase, with the protein MTYAELQVTTHFSFLRGASSPEELFRQAALLRLPALGIVDRNSVGGVVRALVASEQFTALGAGIRMIAGCRLDLVDGTSLLVWPEDSAGWSRLTRLLTLGKSRADPQHGEKGKCFLHWEDVAAAAHGLVGALVPGLADTGDPLSLRWMADVFGERGHVCLTQHRRPGDAIRIHQLDQAGRRYGLTPLATGDVLYDTPDRRMLQDVVTAIREKCTIDELGFRRERNADRHLKSPEDMARRFRDYPEALHASLAIAERCTFSLRSLEHQYPEETVIHGRTAQEALTSLAWNGLKHRFGGKPSQAHQDLLVHELGLVEQMGYAPYFLTVNSIVQFALSQHILCQGRGSAANSVICFALGITSIDPIKHQLLFERFISTERKEPPDIDVDFEHERREEVIQWIYENYGQDHAALTAVVSRFRSRGALREVGKVLGLPEDMTAALSSQVWGWSNEVDDKHADALNLDRTDPRLALTLQLARELIGTPRHLSQHPGGFVLTRDQLHDLIPVEPAAMVDRRVVEWEKLDIEELGFMKVDILGLGMLGCMRRAFDLLAEHKATYLTLASPLMQEDDPVTFEMIRQADTLGVFQIESRAQMSMLPRMKPVNFYDIAIQVAIVRPGPIQGNMVHPYLKRRENPKLVDYPSPALEEVLTKTLGVPLFQEQAMLVAIRGAGFTPSEADRLRRAMATFKSSGGIGEFGPKLLAGMRANGISDDFAERLVAQIEGFSNYGFPESHAASFAKIAYASSWMKCHHPDVFCTALLNAQPMGFYAPAQLIRDARAHGVEARAVCINDSEWDTRMVAENHARPRPAGFCGIDEDWVSMKPVRLGMRIVQGLSQADVIEILRARACAPFVSIEDVWRRSKVKPAALERLARADAFQALGFNRRQALWAIKGLGHKPLDLFSAADAREGVTVPESVEAPVALAPLSEGREVVEDYRATQLSLRNHPVAFLRDRLAERRITRCGDLVDMKDGARVEVAGLILVRQRPGSAKGVVFVTLEDETGIANAVFWADRFEANRRTVMSATMLAIRGKVQKEGIVIHVVADAIDDLTPWLREVGELELPRFTAPGDGATHGGTIDPRERLKLPRQRALESWPPRRTPKAPDLIPVKSRDFH; encoded by the coding sequence ATGACATATGCCGAGCTCCAGGTGACCACCCACTTCTCGTTCCTGCGCGGTGCATCGTCACCCGAGGAACTGTTCCGCCAGGCGGCTTTGCTCCGGCTGCCCGCGCTCGGGATCGTCGACCGCAATTCGGTGGGCGGCGTGGTCCGCGCACTGGTCGCCTCCGAGCAGTTTACGGCGCTCGGGGCGGGCATACGGATGATCGCCGGGTGCCGGCTCGACCTGGTCGACGGCACGTCGCTGCTGGTCTGGCCCGAGGACAGCGCGGGCTGGTCGCGGCTCACCCGGCTGCTCACGCTCGGCAAGTCGCGCGCCGATCCCCAGCATGGCGAAAAGGGCAAATGCTTCCTCCATTGGGAGGATGTCGCCGCGGCCGCGCATGGGCTGGTCGGCGCGCTGGTGCCGGGGCTCGCCGATACCGGCGACCCGCTGTCGCTGCGCTGGATGGCGGATGTGTTCGGCGAGCGCGGGCATGTCTGCCTCACCCAGCATCGTCGTCCCGGCGATGCGATCCGAATCCACCAGCTCGACCAGGCTGGGCGTCGCTACGGGCTTACGCCGCTTGCCACCGGCGACGTGCTCTACGACACGCCGGACCGCCGCATGCTGCAGGACGTCGTCACGGCGATCCGCGAGAAATGCACGATCGACGAACTCGGCTTCCGCCGCGAGCGCAACGCCGACCGGCATCTCAAATCGCCCGAGGACATGGCCCGGCGCTTCCGCGACTATCCCGAGGCATTGCATGCGAGCTTGGCGATCGCCGAGCGCTGCACTTTCAGCCTGCGGTCGCTCGAACACCAATATCCCGAGGAGACCGTTATCCACGGGCGCACTGCGCAGGAAGCGCTTACTTCGCTGGCGTGGAACGGGCTCAAGCACCGGTTCGGCGGCAAGCCCTCCCAGGCGCATCAGGACCTGCTCGTCCACGAACTCGGACTGGTCGAACAGATGGGCTACGCGCCCTATTTCCTCACGGTCAATTCGATCGTCCAGTTCGCGCTCAGCCAGCATATCCTCTGCCAGGGGCGGGGAAGCGCGGCTAATTCGGTGATCTGCTTCGCGCTCGGCATCACGTCGATCGATCCGATCAAGCACCAGTTGCTGTTCGAGCGCTTCATCTCGACCGAGCGCAAGGAGCCGCCCGACATCGACGTCGATTTCGAGCATGAGCGCCGGGAAGAAGTGATCCAGTGGATCTACGAAAATTATGGCCAGGACCATGCCGCATTGACTGCGGTGGTCAGCCGCTTCCGCTCGCGCGGCGCGCTGCGCGAGGTCGGCAAGGTGCTGGGCCTGCCCGAGGACATGACCGCAGCGCTCTCCTCGCAGGTCTGGGGCTGGTCGAACGAAGTCGACGACAAGCATGCCGATGCGCTCAACCTCGATCGCACCGATCCGCGCCTGGCGCTGACGCTCCAGCTCGCGCGCGAGTTGATCGGCACGCCGCGGCATCTGTCGCAGCACCCCGGCGGCTTCGTGCTGACCCGCGACCAGCTCCACGACCTGATCCCGGTCGAGCCCGCCGCGATGGTCGATCGCCGCGTGGTCGAATGGGAAAAGCTCGATATCGAGGAGCTCGGCTTCATGAAGGTCGATATCCTCGGTCTCGGCATGCTCGGCTGCATGCGCCGCGCGTTCGATCTGCTCGCCGAGCATAAGGCGACGTACCTGACCCTGGCGTCGCCGCTGATGCAGGAAGACGATCCGGTGACCTTCGAGATGATCCGCCAGGCCGACACGCTGGGCGTGTTCCAGATCGAGAGCCGCGCGCAGATGTCGATGCTGCCGCGGATGAAGCCGGTCAATTTCTACGACATCGCGATCCAGGTCGCGATCGTCCGCCCCGGCCCGATCCAGGGCAACATGGTCCACCCCTATCTCAAGCGGCGCGAGAACCCCAAGCTGGTCGACTACCCTTCGCCGGCGCTCGAAGAGGTGCTCACCAAGACGCTCGGCGTGCCGCTGTTCCAGGAACAGGCGATGCTGGTGGCGATCAGGGGCGCCGGGTTCACGCCAAGCGAGGCGGACCGGCTGCGCCGCGCGATGGCGACGTTCAAGTCGAGCGGCGGCATTGGCGAGTTCGGGCCCAAGCTGTTGGCGGGCATGCGCGCCAACGGCATCAGCGACGATTTCGCCGAGCGGCTGGTCGCCCAGATCGAAGGGTTCAGCAATTACGGCTTTCCCGAGAGCCACGCCGCGAGCTTCGCCAAGATCGCCTACGCCTCGTCCTGGATGAAATGCCACCATCCCGACGTATTCTGCACGGCGCTGCTCAATGCCCAGCCCATGGGGTTCTACGCGCCTGCGCAGCTGATACGCGATGCTCGCGCGCATGGTGTCGAGGCGCGGGCAGTGTGCATCAACGACAGCGAGTGGGATACGCGGATGGTCGCCGAGAATCATGCGCGACCGCGGCCTGCGGGGTTCTGCGGGATCGACGAAGACTGGGTCAGCATGAAGCCGGTCCGGTTGGGCATGCGGATTGTCCAGGGATTGTCGCAGGCGGACGTCATCGAGATTCTCCGAGCCCGTGCGTGCGCACCCTTCGTCTCGATCGAGGACGTCTGGCGGCGCTCCAAGGTCAAGCCGGCGGCGCTCGAGCGGCTGGCGCGCGCCGATGCGTTTCAGGCGCTGGGGTTCAACCGGCGCCAGGCGCTCTGGGCGATCAAGGGGCTGGGGCACAAGCCGCTCGACCTGTTCAGCGCCGCCGATGCGCGCGAAGGCGTGACCGTGCCCGAAAGCGTCGAGGCGCCCGTGGCGCTGGCACCGCTCAGCGAAGGCCGCGAAGTCGTCGAGGATTATCGCGCGACTCAGCTCAGCCTGCGCAACCATCCGGTGGCGTTCCTGCGCGATCGACTTGCGGAACGGCGGATCACGCGGTGCGGCGACCTCGTCGACATGAAGGACGGTGCGCGCGTCGAAGTCGCCGGGCTGATCCTCGTCCGCCAGCGGCCGGGGAGCGCCAAGGGCGTGGTGTTCGTCACGCTCGAGGACGAGACCGGGATCGCCAATGCGGTGTTCTGGGCCGATCGCTTCGAGGCGAACCGGCGCACGGTGATGTCGGCGACGATGCTGGCGATCCGCGGCAAGGTGCAGAAGGAAGGCATCGTCATCCATGTCGTCGCCGATGCGATCGACGACCTGACGCCGTGGCTGCGCGAAGTCGGCGAGCTCGAGCTGCCGCGCTTCACGGCACCCGGCGACGGCGCGACGCATGGCGGGACGATCGATCCGCGCGAGCGATTGAAGCTGCCGCGCCAGCGCGCGCTCGAAAGCTGGCCGCCGCGCCGCACCCCCAAGGCGCCCGACCTGATCCCGGTCAAGTCGCGCGATTTCCACTAG
- a CDS encoding 2'-5' RNA ligase family protein: protein MMPPTTGGSIHGQLRRRDDQMLYLMIKPDPAAAAAMDRLRLDYNLARKYQRFHVTLVPFGDIRLISPENLELIRCALASLQAEPFEVALNRIKGNALVGNKMQALRDFQRILVGRLDAFGVQRPDYDFNPHASLTYDEWQPRNIPVSPIAWRAERLLLINSIHGKGHDLIESWTLEPRQGSLF, encoded by the coding sequence ATGATGCCCCCTACGACTGGAGGATCGATTCACGGCCAACTGCGGCGCCGCGACGACCAGATGCTCTATCTCATGATCAAGCCGGACCCGGCGGCGGCCGCCGCGATGGACAGGTTGAGGCTGGACTATAATTTGGCGCGCAAATATCAGCGCTTTCACGTCACGCTCGTGCCATTCGGCGACATCCGGCTGATTTCTCCTGAGAACCTGGAACTTATCCGCTGCGCACTCGCCTCGCTGCAGGCCGAACCGTTTGAGGTGGCGCTCAACCGGATCAAGGGCAATGCGCTCGTCGGCAACAAGATGCAGGCACTGCGCGACTTCCAGCGCATATTGGTCGGGCGGCTGGATGCTTTCGGCGTCCAGCGGCCCGATTACGATTTTAATCCCCACGCCTCGCTTACCTATGACGAATGGCAGCCGCGCAACATCCCGGTGTCGCCCATCGCCTGGCGCGCCGAGCGGCTCCTGCTGATCAATAGCATCCACGGTAAGGGGCATGACCTGATTGAGAGCTGGACGCTCGAACCGCGCCAGGGTTCGCTCTTCTAG
- a CDS encoding PAS domain-containing protein, translating into MAQRIRAHPWADTPLGAIEDWPQSLRFAINIALGSSFPTAIYWGPELRLLYNDAWAPIPADRHPWALGRPGAEVWADIWHLVGDEMARVLATGEGFSTYDQMLPMVRDGRRQETWWNYSFTPIRDEHGDVVGILNQGNETTRAVLGERARLAEVERLRELFEQAPGAVALLHGPDHVFEIVNPAYRDLIGGREVLGLAVAEGLPEVVEQGFVELLDQVFRTGVAYRADAVPIHLLRGDDAVAEARMLDFVYQPIKDATGDTTDILVFANDVTERATAEAALRTNEERLQLALDSSVGVGTWFWDVPNDRVTADRRFLRLYGVDEAREGVGAPIEAFFVHVHPDDRAKLEAAIAASLATGAGFSEEYRLVQPDGTIHWVAAQGKPIFDDLGQPLRFPGVSFDITERKAAEEAARAAAADLGAANALQSFVYALAETQRRLDTPDAIMAATSEAMVDQLGADRVGFYRVTEGETIVFGASATRGTLPPLAGTIAVDGIGAAVQQAYRAGETLVLHDTRRQLSPGESDIAQRAEAAIGVPLLRGGEWIATMFVNQAAPRRWSPEEVAFTEAIAEMSWDAVERAGALVALRGSEEKFRAIANSIDPMVWSTLPDGYHDYYNDRWYEFTGTPYGSTDGEGWADMFHPDDQGQAWKLWRHCLETGEPYHIEYRLRHHSGRYRWVLGRAQPVRDESGRIIRWFGTCTDIQEIVDAREVLARSREELEAAIHERTEQLMLAEQQLRQAQKMEAVGQLTGGIAHDFNNMLAVVIGALDLLERRIAQGRTDVDRYLVAARDGATRAAALTQRLLAFSRQQPLAPSPVDANAMVEGMIELLMRTLGEAIGVETLLAGSLRPALADPNQLENAILNLSVNARDAMPGGGRLTIETANLAAGPSDAQALGIEPGDYVAITVADTGVGMPPEIAARAFDPFFTTKGVGKGTGLGLSQVFGFARQSGGAVRIETAPGEGTRVSLYLPVYHGAIDPVAQAGEVAEAERARPGELVMVVEDEERVRSYSIEALRELGYEVVSAPDGIEALRMIERGQRVSLLFTDVVMPEMSGRELARRARDRLPGLKVLLTSGYTPDIAGFDETILTKPFGIDRLAHRVRAALDE; encoded by the coding sequence ATGGCGCAGCGGATTCGCGCGCATCCCTGGGCTGATACCCCGCTCGGCGCGATCGAAGATTGGCCGCAGTCGCTGCGCTTCGCGATCAACATCGCGCTGGGATCGAGCTTTCCGACGGCGATCTATTGGGGTCCCGAGCTCCGCCTGCTCTACAACGATGCCTGGGCACCGATTCCCGCCGATCGCCACCCTTGGGCATTGGGACGGCCGGGTGCCGAGGTCTGGGCCGACATCTGGCATCTGGTTGGCGACGAGATGGCGCGCGTGCTCGCGACCGGCGAGGGCTTCTCGACCTATGATCAGATGCTGCCGATGGTCCGCGACGGGCGTCGCCAGGAGACGTGGTGGAATTACAGTTTCACGCCGATCCGCGACGAGCATGGCGACGTGGTCGGCATCCTCAACCAGGGCAACGAGACCACGCGCGCCGTGCTCGGCGAGCGGGCCCGCCTCGCCGAAGTCGAGCGGCTGCGCGAATTGTTCGAGCAGGCGCCGGGCGCCGTCGCGCTGCTGCATGGCCCGGATCACGTCTTCGAGATCGTCAATCCCGCCTATCGCGACCTGATCGGCGGCCGCGAAGTGCTGGGCCTGGCGGTTGCCGAGGGGCTGCCCGAAGTCGTCGAGCAGGGGTTCGTCGAACTGCTTGATCAAGTGTTCCGCACCGGCGTGGCGTACCGCGCCGACGCCGTGCCCATCCATCTCCTGCGGGGCGACGACGCCGTCGCCGAGGCGCGGATGCTCGATTTCGTCTATCAGCCGATCAAGGACGCGACCGGCGATACCACCGATATCCTGGTCTTCGCCAACGACGTCACCGAACGCGCGACCGCCGAGGCAGCGCTGCGTACAAACGAGGAGCGGCTCCAGCTCGCGCTCGATTCGTCGGTGGGCGTCGGTACGTGGTTCTGGGACGTGCCGAACGATCGCGTAACCGCCGACCGGCGTTTCCTGCGCCTCTACGGCGTCGACGAGGCGCGCGAAGGCGTCGGCGCGCCGATCGAGGCTTTCTTCGTTCATGTCCATCCCGACGATCGGGCAAAGCTGGAGGCGGCGATTGCCGCCTCGCTCGCCACGGGGGCGGGCTTCTCGGAGGAATATCGCCTGGTCCAGCCCGACGGCACGATTCATTGGGTGGCTGCGCAAGGCAAGCCGATCTTCGACGATCTCGGCCAGCCGCTGCGCTTTCCGGGCGTCAGCTTCGACATTACTGAACGCAAGGCGGCCGAGGAGGCCGCGCGCGCCGCCGCCGCCGATCTCGGCGCGGCGAATGCGCTGCAATCCTTCGTGTATGCGCTCGCCGAGACCCAGCGCCGGCTCGACACGCCCGACGCGATCATGGCGGCCACTTCGGAGGCGATGGTCGACCAGCTCGGCGCGGATCGCGTCGGCTTCTATCGCGTGACCGAAGGCGAGACGATCGTCTTCGGCGCGTCGGCGACTCGCGGCACGCTGCCCCCGCTGGCAGGCACGATCGCCGTGGACGGGATCGGCGCCGCGGTGCAGCAGGCCTATCGCGCCGGCGAGACGCTGGTCCTGCACGACACCCGACGCCAGCTTTCGCCCGGCGAAAGCGACATCGCGCAGCGCGCCGAAGCGGCGATCGGCGTGCCGCTGCTGCGCGGCGGCGAATGGATTGCGACGATGTTCGTCAATCAGGCCGCGCCGCGCCGCTGGTCGCCCGAGGAAGTCGCGTTCACCGAGGCGATCGCCGAAATGTCGTGGGACGCGGTCGAGCGCGCCGGCGCGCTGGTAGCGCTTCGGGGGAGCGAGGAGAAATTCCGCGCGATCGCCAATTCGATCGATCCGATGGTCTGGTCGACGCTGCCCGATGGCTATCACGATTATTACAACGATCGCTGGTACGAATTCACCGGCACGCCCTACGGATCGACCGACGGCGAGGGCTGGGCGGACATGTTCCACCCCGACGACCAGGGCCAGGCGTGGAAGCTCTGGCGACATTGCCTCGAAACCGGTGAGCCCTATCACATCGAATACAGGCTGCGGCATCATTCGGGCCGCTATCGCTGGGTGCTCGGGCGCGCGCAGCCGGTCCGCGACGAGAGCGGCCGGATCATCCGCTGGTTCGGCACCTGCACCGACATCCAGGAGATCGTCGACGCGCGCGAAGTGCTCGCCCGCTCGCGCGAAGAGCTCGAGGCGGCGATCCACGAGCGCACCGAGCAGTTGATGCTGGCCGAGCAGCAGCTTCGCCAGGCGCAGAAGATGGAAGCGGTGGGCCAGCTCACCGGCGGCATCGCGCACGACTTCAACAACATGCTGGCGGTGGTGATCGGCGCACTCGACTTGCTCGAACGGCGGATCGCGCAGGGGCGCACCGATGTCGACCGTTACCTCGTCGCCGCACGCGACGGCGCGACCCGTGCCGCGGCGCTGACCCAGCGGCTGCTTGCCTTCTCGCGCCAGCAGCCGCTCGCGCCGAGCCCGGTCGATGCCAATGCGATGGTCGAAGGGATGATCGAGCTGCTGATGCGTACGCTCGGCGAGGCGATCGGCGTCGAAACCTTGCTGGCGGGTAGCTTGCGCCCGGCGCTGGCCGATCCCAACCAGCTCGAGAACGCGATCCTCAATCTCAGCGTCAACGCGCGCGACGCGATGCCTGGGGGCGGTCGGCTGACGATCGAGACCGCCAATCTCGCCGCCGGCCCGAGCGACGCGCAGGCGCTCGGCATCGAGCCCGGCGACTATGTCGCGATCACCGTCGCGGATACCGGCGTGGGCATGCCGCCCGAAATCGCCGCGCGCGCCTTCGACCCCTTCTTCACTACCAAGGGCGTCGGCAAGGGCACGGGGCTGGGACTCAGCCAGGTGTTCGGCTTCGCGCGCCAATCGGGCGGCGCGGTGCGGATCGAGACCGCGCCGGGGGAGGGGACGCGCGTCAGCCTCTACCTTCCGGTTTATCACGGCGCGATCGATCCCGTGGCGCAGGCCGGCGAAGTCGCCGAAGCCGAGCGTGCGCGGCCCGGCGAACTGGTGATGGTCGTCGAGGACGAGGAACGCGTGCGCAGCTATTCGATCGAGGCGCTGCGCGAACTCGGCTACGAAGTCGTCTCGGCGCCCGACGGGATCGAGGCGCTGCGGATGATCGAGCGCGGCCAGCGCGTTTCGCTGCTGTTCACCGACGTCGTGATGCCCGAAATGAGCGGCCGCGAACTTGCCCGGCGCGCGCGCGACAGGCTCCCCGGGCTCAAGGTGCTGCTGACCAGCGGCTACACGCCCGACATTGCCGGGTTCGACGAGACGATCCTCACCAAGCCCTTCGGTATCGACCGGCTCGCTCACCGCGTGCGCGCCGCGCTCGACGAATAG
- a CDS encoding VOC family protein: MYLRALLTVPLLVFSVAPALAQDVPAPVARLDHVGIWVADQQKSIDFYRDLFGLPEIPAPFPAGGPRWMRFANGIELHIQPGRDAALAQPRRVHIAIAVASLDPLLAKLKARGQTWSDVAGTVGAVQNMRTDGVRQIFFQDPDGYWIEVNDALTKR, encoded by the coding sequence ATGTACCTGCGCGCGCTGCTCACCGTCCCCCTGCTCGTCTTCTCGGTAGCGCCGGCGCTGGCCCAGGATGTGCCAGCGCCTGTCGCCAGGCTCGATCATGTCGGAATCTGGGTCGCCGATCAGCAGAAGAGCATCGACTTCTATCGCGACTTGTTCGGCCTCCCGGAAATCCCGGCGCCGTTCCCCGCCGGCGGTCCGCGCTGGATGCGGTTCGCCAACGGCATCGAATTGCACATCCAGCCGGGCCGGGACGCAGCACTCGCGCAACCCCGGCGCGTGCATATCGCCATCGCCGTCGCCAGCCTCGATCCGCTCCTCGCCAAGCTCAAGGCGCGCGGCCAGACCTGGAGCGACGTCGCCGGCACGGTCGGCGCGGTCCAGAACATGCGTACCGATGGCGTCCGCCAGATCTTCTTCCAGGACCCCGACGGCTATTGGATCGAAGTCAATGACGCGCTGACGAAGCGTTAG